From Luteolibacter sp. Y139, one genomic window encodes:
- a CDS encoding VOC family protein, with protein MKVEKVKYVLWAADWQRCLGFYRELFGGVVSFESEVWSEIVVAGATLGIHGGGEGKRTWTGLSFQLDDLRAGIARLQECGGTLAREPEDTPEDPLHLAMCIDPEGNEFMMTQRRH; from the coding sequence GTGAAGGTCGAAAAAGTGAAGTACGTCCTATGGGCCGCCGATTGGCAGCGCTGCCTGGGTTTCTATCGCGAGCTCTTCGGCGGAGTCGTGAGCTTCGAATCCGAGGTGTGGAGCGAGATCGTGGTCGCCGGTGCCACGCTCGGCATCCACGGCGGCGGCGAGGGGAAGCGGACGTGGACGGGGCTTTCCTTCCAGCTCGATGACCTGCGGGCAGGCATCGCCAGACTACAGGAATGCGGCGGCACCCTGGCCCGCGAGCCGGAAGACACTCCGGAAGATCCCCTTCATCTGGCCATGTGCATCGATCCCGAGGGGAACGAATTCATGATGACCCAGCGGAGGCATTGA
- a CDS encoding STM4011 family radical SAM protein, producing the protein MEDRWDILYRGPLSSCNYACGYCPFAKTRNTIAELRDDAEKLVRFIDWIECQAPREIGVLFTPWGEALIHRAYQQALLRLGSMPHVRRAAIQTNLAGNLKWLEDADRETLALWCTFHPTETKVEKFAAKIRQLRRLGIRHSVGTVGVKEHFPVITELRGLLPDDTYLWVNAIKKHPRYYGDEHVEFLSRIDPHFPVNLRNHLSQGKACRAGHTSFTVDGDGHARRCHFIDRSFGNIHDVDFAEKLRPRSCPNAVCRCHIGYANLAELKLDRIYGEGLLERIPASFNASAGSS; encoded by the coding sequence ATGGAAGATCGCTGGGACATCCTCTACCGCGGGCCGCTTTCGAGCTGCAACTACGCCTGCGGATACTGTCCCTTCGCGAAGACCCGGAACACCATCGCCGAGCTGCGCGACGATGCGGAGAAGCTTGTCCGCTTCATCGACTGGATTGAATGCCAGGCGCCGCGCGAGATCGGCGTGCTCTTCACGCCGTGGGGAGAGGCGCTGATTCACCGCGCATATCAGCAGGCATTGTTGCGGCTGGGCAGCATGCCCCACGTCCGTCGTGCCGCGATCCAGACGAATCTCGCGGGAAACCTGAAGTGGCTGGAAGATGCAGACAGGGAAACCCTCGCCTTGTGGTGCACTTTCCACCCCACCGAGACCAAGGTGGAGAAGTTCGCGGCGAAGATCCGCCAGCTCCGGCGACTCGGCATTCGACATAGTGTCGGCACCGTGGGGGTGAAGGAACATTTCCCGGTGATCACGGAGCTACGCGGACTGCTACCGGACGATACCTACCTGTGGGTGAATGCGATCAAGAAGCATCCGCGCTACTACGGCGATGAACACGTGGAGTTCCTGAGCAGGATCGACCCGCATTTCCCGGTGAATCTCCGCAATCATCTCAGCCAAGGAAAAGCGTGCCGTGCCGGTCACACCAGCTTCACCGTGGATGGTGATGGCCACGCGCGCCGCTGCCATTTCATCGACCGGTCCTTCGGCAATATCCACGACGTCGATTTCGCGGAAAAGCTTCGCCCCCGGTCTTGCCCGAATGCCGTCTGCAGGTGCCACATCGGCTACGCGAACCTCGCGGAACTCAAGCTGGACCGCATCTATGGCGAGGGGCTGCTGGAGCGGATCCCCGCGTCTTTCAATGCCTCCGCTGGGTCATCATGA
- a CDS encoding STM4012 family radical SAM protein — MLTLRERLQDDPFQGYAYAYPHKTAYRHFDTPLPLRDLWADEDKQALFLYLHLPFCEMRCGFCNLFTTVNPREGKVARYLDALERQIDVTAEALGSHRYARGAIGGGTPTFLTIDEMDRVFAMLRKAGSLPRGIPLSCELSPATAEPEKIAQLLEQGVTRASIGVQSFVESETRALGRPQKPAVLHAALERLAAAGFPVVNVDLIYGIEGQTAGSWRESLEQAVHYQPQEIFLYPLYVRPLTGLGRKGRDPSDRRLERFRQARDFLLERGYRQISLRLFRHESSPVEGDGGASYCCQEDGMIGFGAGARSYTRRVHYCTEYAVGRAGIEAILDDFVSRPASDHGFAWYGCELDAAEQKRRYLIKSLLRADGLDERAYETWAGLPWTSDFPALAELLDHGLAIREDGVFRLTKYGLERADTIGPWLYSDAIASRMEEYELV; from the coding sequence ATGCTGACGCTGCGCGAACGCCTGCAGGACGACCCCTTCCAAGGATACGCATACGCTTATCCACACAAGACCGCGTACCGGCACTTTGACACGCCGCTGCCGCTTCGCGACTTGTGGGCGGACGAAGACAAGCAGGCCCTCTTTCTCTACCTGCATCTGCCCTTCTGCGAGATGCGCTGCGGCTTCTGCAATCTCTTCACGACGGTCAATCCGCGGGAAGGAAAGGTCGCGCGGTATCTTGATGCATTGGAGCGCCAGATCGACGTGACGGCCGAGGCTTTGGGCAGCCATCGCTACGCCCGCGGCGCGATTGGCGGAGGCACACCGACCTTTCTCACCATCGATGAGATGGACCGGGTGTTTGCGATGCTGCGGAAGGCCGGCAGCTTGCCGCGTGGCATCCCGCTGTCGTGCGAGCTTTCACCAGCGACGGCAGAGCCGGAGAAGATCGCACAGCTCCTCGAACAGGGCGTCACGCGGGCGAGCATCGGCGTGCAGAGCTTCGTGGAGAGCGAAACCCGCGCGCTCGGCCGGCCGCAGAAGCCGGCGGTGCTTCATGCCGCATTGGAGCGACTTGCCGCCGCGGGCTTCCCGGTCGTGAACGTGGACTTGATCTACGGAATCGAAGGCCAGACCGCGGGCTCCTGGCGGGAATCACTTGAGCAAGCGGTGCACTACCAGCCGCAGGAAATTTTCCTCTATCCCCTCTACGTGCGGCCGCTCACGGGCTTGGGAAGAAAGGGCCGAGATCCCTCCGACCGCCGGCTTGAGCGATTTCGTCAGGCCCGTGATTTCCTGTTGGAACGCGGCTACCGGCAGATCTCGCTGCGGCTGTTCCGCCACGAGTCGAGTCCGGTCGAGGGCGATGGTGGCGCCAGCTACTGTTGCCAGGAGGACGGTATGATTGGCTTTGGTGCAGGCGCGCGGTCCTACACGCGGCGAGTCCACTACTGCACCGAGTACGCGGTCGGCCGGGCAGGAATTGAGGCAATCCTGGATGATTTCGTGTCCCGCCCTGCCAGTGATCATGGATTCGCGTGGTATGGCTGCGAACTCGATGCCGCCGAACAGAAGCGCCGCTATCTGATCAAGTCGCTGCTGCGGGCAGACGGACTCGACGAGCGTGCCTACGAAACATGGGCCGGCCTGCCATGGACGAGCGACTTTCCAGCACTGGCAGAGCTGTTGGATCACGGTCTCGCCATCCGGGAGGACGGTGTTTTCCGGCTCACGAAGTACGGCCTCGAACGCGCCGACACGATCGGCCCGTGGCTTTACTCGGATGCCATCGCCAGTCGCATGGAGGAATACGAACTCGTCTGA
- a CDS encoding STM4013/SEN3800 family hydrolase encodes MKIDMNRIVGSHDLVWIVLDSLRHDVADREMREGRTPNLAAWFPDGWQKRHSPASFTYPAHQAFFAGFLPTPADPRAEADRLFAVRFAGSKTTGPATCVLDGPDVVSGLAARGYHTLCIGGVGFFNKRTPLSRVLPGFFMESNWSSKTGVTSKTSAEEQFALAAQRLGEIPRDQRVFLFLNLSAIHRPNRHYLPGKKDDDLETHAAALRHVDACLPVLAAALDRRGPAHLLAFSDHGTLYGEDGFHGHRVGHPDVYTVPYAATMLTPV; translated from the coding sequence ATGAAGATCGACATGAACCGCATCGTCGGCAGTCACGACCTCGTGTGGATCGTGTTGGATTCACTGCGCCATGATGTGGCGGACCGTGAGATGCGGGAAGGCCGCACGCCGAACCTTGCGGCGTGGTTTCCGGATGGATGGCAAAAACGTCACTCACCGGCGAGCTTCACCTATCCGGCGCATCAGGCCTTCTTCGCGGGCTTTCTGCCGACTCCGGCGGATCCGCGGGCAGAGGCGGACCGGCTGTTTGCGGTGCGCTTCGCGGGTAGCAAGACCACGGGGCCGGCGACTTGCGTGCTGGATGGTCCGGACGTCGTTTCGGGACTCGCGGCGCGCGGCTATCACACGCTGTGCATCGGAGGGGTGGGATTTTTCAACAAGCGCACTCCGCTGAGCCGTGTGTTGCCGGGATTCTTCATGGAGAGCAATTGGTCTTCAAAGACCGGAGTGACGTCGAAAACGTCGGCGGAGGAGCAGTTCGCGCTGGCGGCGCAGCGCCTCGGGGAAATTCCCCGGGACCAGCGGGTCTTCCTCTTCCTCAATCTCAGCGCGATCCACCGGCCGAACCGCCACTACCTTCCGGGAAAGAAGGACGACGATCTAGAGACGCATGCCGCCGCGTTGCGTCATGTGGATGCCTGTCTGCCGGTGCTGGCGGCCGCGCTTGACCGGCGGGGCCCGGCGCACTTGCTCGCGTTCTCGGATCACGGCACGCTTTACGGCGAGGATGGCTTTCATGGCCATCGCGTGGGGCATCCCGATGTTTACACGGTGCCCTATGCCGCCACCATGCTCACGCCTGTCTGA